The nucleotide window atgcgtgttaactttgtttttgcgagtaaatatgcgagttcttacgcgcataaaagtgaccatgcaaaaaggatATTATAATGTCTTTATGTTGCGATGGGCGCGACTGTAGAACAATGAATTCGCATCCCCTAACATGCCTTTAGTTTTAGCTAGTAAcgtcaaaacaaaaatatattaaacatttgcCTTCCgatttttatttgtgattttGGAAGTTAAGTGAATTTtacgttacatttatattcactcgttttgtaaatttaaacacataacGTAACTTGGaaattttgcagttttttggATACGACTTTGTTAAAGAAAGTAGTTTAGTTTACGTTTTAAGAAAGTATCTATATAATGAAAAAGCGAAgcgaaaaacaacagtaagctataattattatatttttatagcgAGTGTGTGTTAATGTGCTTAAAGATTTAATAGATcgtatttttattgaattttagcTGCCCATctagttggaagaaaaaaaaatgatttttttatacgtGTGTgaaacgttttatttaaatcatttttgaCTGTAACATCGAAATATTGGATGACgtaaaagtattttgtttttaatgaccatatagttgggtgggataagatgggacatttaaAGTctcttataaaacaaaacaaaaaacttggTGTATCGTTATGTTACGGTGCTCAGATGCAAACGAATACGTTTCATGTTAGATGAGCTGCCAGAACATAATtcacattatgcctggtagcagaagtaacaaaaaaattactaccaaaattggacgataaaacgaaaaaaacgataaaatggattttttcGCAGCACTGGATGGGCGAAACCTACGGAGTTTATTCTGAGTCTGCTCGGCTACGTCATAGGCGCTGGTAACTTATGGAGGTTTTCGTATCTTTGTTTCAAGAACGGAGGCGGTaagtgtagtagggtggggtgagatgggacatattgcggggtgagatgggacaaaatgtggggtaagatttgGACATGTcacggggtaagatgggacatattgtggggtaagatggggcatattgtggggtaaaattGGACATATCacggggtaagataggacatattgtggggtaagatggggcataTTGTGGGGTGAGATGAGACATATTGTGCGGTGAGATGAGAcatattgtggggtaagatgggacacgttgtggggtaagatgggatctATTGTGGGGTAAGCTGGGACATATTgcggggtaggatgggacatgttGTGTAGTCATATGTTCcacgttttattctattttatcgtttcatttgatagtaaacaaagagtacagaattatataactgtagccttggcgactctaaaagaacttgataattcttaaaaaaagttaaaaaaatatgcgaTTTGGTGCTAACAATGCCCATTTTACCACACAGTACGATATAATATTAGTTCAACAGTATAGTATACCCATACTAAAACGGTCAAACACACTGACAACCTTTTACGATCTAATTTGCAGGAGCATTTTTGATACCGTACGTGATATCCGCATGCTTCATTACTTTACCATTGTACATGTTTGAGGTTGGACTTGGTCAACTTACCCAGTATGGTAGGGTGGCTGCGTGGGATAGACTGCCAATCATGAAGGTAAGTAACTtaattaccacgtatataacatatttatccacACGTGGAGGGCCATGaccgttgttataacacgggtgttctgtttcatacatctcgtgcccgcttacgagttaccatgttcgTAACTTTGTGTAagcgaatatttttttgatttttttatatagtagggtggggggagatgggacaccttttcattcaactTTCTCGTCttgtttggtaataaacaaagaaaattcaaagaattttaaaacggtTTCCGCACGATCCCCATGGAccgttattatttttttaaaacacaattagaatatttggatattatgtgctaaaggtgtcccgtctttccccaccctactatatatggccGACAATTTGAAAAACTCATTACCTTTAGGTTAAAGCATTTGCCAGTAGTTGTTCAATGACACATGATACCACAAAATAACCCTTCCCAAACACCCTTTGCAGGGAATCGGTTACGGCGCTTTGTTCATCACCGTATTTTGTATGATACCTTTCATGTGGGCAATTGGGTGGGGGGTTCTATATCTTGCGCTGTCGTTCACAACTGGCCCACTTCCATGGACAACAGGCGGTAagaccacccacaaagttatatacgtggtaactgctggtaagcgggcacggggtgtatgaaacagaacacctgtgttataacgatggtcgttttctggccacgcgaggataaagcaagttacatttcttCATTCAAGACTGtctaatttatgtttaacattCACGCTTTTTAACTGCCGCACTTTCCTACTCTTTTTATCTATcgcgtattttaacaacttttgctttgctgttgatttccttctctACGTTGTTTAAATAACCTGATCTTCTATCGTTTTCGAACAGGCAAAAACGATTATGTAATGTAATTGCTCTGCCTAGATACAAATGCAAGTGTCATAATTATTCCCGTTTCTAGATAACGAATGGAACACCGAGTCGTGCTCAGCACTGGGTGTAAATATCACAAACGAGATCGTGTTTCTACAAGATTCGTTGCCACAAGTACAGTTCTGGAGGTAAGCAAATGCGGAAGTGTAAAGCCTGTTTAAACCGGcgctgtagcacagttggttggAGCGCCTGCCTGTACCCAGAG belongs to Ciona intestinalis unplaced genomic scaffold, KH HT001091.1, whole genome shotgun sequence and includes:
- the LOC100181374 gene encoding creatine transporter-like; the encoded protein is MKKRSEKQHTGWAKPTEFILSLLGYVIGAGNLWRFSYLCFKNGGGAFLIPYVISACFITLPLYMFEVGLGQLTQYGRVAAWDRLPIMKGIGYGALFITVFCMIPFMWAIGWGVLYLALSFTTGPLPWTTGDNEWNTESCSALGVNITNEIVFLQDSLPQVQFWRNYVLRLPNGNPYNKNFNWQMLLASLAAFVTIFAVTVRGVKSSGKVLSSEIA